The following proteins are co-located in the Noviherbaspirillum sp. UKPF54 genome:
- a CDS encoding tautomerase family protein, producing the protein MPMTRISLLKGKPQSYVKALSDGVHRALVEAFDVPPDDRFQVIHQHEPEELVFDRNYMGGPRSDDYVLICVTAGKPRSTSMKEAFYRRLTEVLAESPGIHPKDVMVIISMTSFDGWSFSGGVVSLFPQELAQ; encoded by the coding sequence ATGCCAATGACTCGCATCTCGCTGCTCAAGGGAAAACCGCAGTCCTACGTGAAGGCATTATCGGACGGGGTGCACCGTGCGTTGGTGGAGGCATTCGACGTGCCACCCGACGACCGTTTCCAGGTCATCCATCAGCATGAACCCGAAGAGCTCGTGTTCGACAGGAATTACATGGGCGGCCCTCGCTCGGACGACTATGTGCTGATCTGCGTTACAGCCGGCAAGCCGCGCAGCACCTCGATGAAGGAAGCGTTCTATCGACGCCTGACCGAGGTGCTTGCCGAATCGCCGGGCATTCATCCGAAAGATGTCATGGTCATCATCAGCATGACGAGTTTCGACGGCTGGTCGTTTAGCGGCGGCGTTGTGTCGCTGTTCCCGCAGGAGCTTGCGCAATGA
- a CDS encoding LysR substrate-binding domain-containing protein produces MLKLSLDALQIVDAIDRRGSFAGAAKEMFRVPSTISYTVGKLEEDLGVQLFERSGPKVELTAAGRELLREGRYLLKAAGDLECRVRRVSSGWETEFVIGMDSMFSPTGLSEDITEFYACADQTRLRIVQESLSGTWEALLDGRVDLLIAAAGEGPSGGGYAALPLGQIPFVFTVSPAHPLARLQRPLTKDDLQAHRAISVADSARRLPVRTVGLLFGQDALTVPDMRTKYEFQAAGFGFGFLPEPWARQGIESGLLVEKEVEEARPAETFYLAWRSAEGGQALKWWTERMQKNVSLLRLLKPPR; encoded by the coding sequence ATGTTGAAACTCAGCCTGGACGCCTTGCAAATCGTCGATGCCATCGATCGCCGCGGCTCGTTTGCCGGCGCCGCGAAGGAAATGTTTCGGGTGCCGTCGACGATCTCCTACACCGTCGGCAAGCTGGAAGAGGATCTTGGCGTGCAGCTGTTCGAGCGCAGCGGTCCCAAGGTTGAACTGACTGCCGCCGGCCGGGAATTGCTGCGCGAAGGGCGCTACTTGCTCAAGGCTGCCGGCGATCTGGAATGCCGGGTGCGCCGCGTATCCTCCGGATGGGAAACGGAATTCGTAATCGGGATGGACTCGATGTTTTCGCCGACCGGCTTGAGCGAGGACATCACCGAATTTTATGCATGTGCGGACCAGACGCGGTTACGCATCGTCCAGGAATCGCTGTCCGGCACCTGGGAGGCGCTGCTGGATGGGCGCGTCGATCTGCTGATTGCCGCGGCAGGCGAGGGGCCATCCGGCGGCGGCTACGCCGCGTTGCCTCTGGGGCAAATTCCGTTCGTCTTTACGGTATCGCCGGCGCATCCGCTGGCCCGTTTGCAGCGGCCCCTGACCAAGGATGATCTGCAGGCGCACCGTGCCATTTCTGTCGCCGATTCTGCGCGCCGGCTTCCGGTGCGTACGGTCGGACTCTTGTTCGGGCAAGATGCGCTGACAGTGCCCGACATGAGAACGAAGTACGAATTCCAGGCTGCCGGTTTCGGCTTCGGCTTTCTGCCGGAGCCCTGGGCGCGGCAGGGGATCGAATCCGGCCTGCTGGTCGAGAAGGAAGTCGAAGAGGCAAGGCCGGCGGAAACGTTTTATCTCGCGTGGCGCAGCGCCGAAGGCGGGCAGGCGCTGAAATGGTGGACCGAACGCATGCAAAAAAATGTGTCGCTGCTGCGTCTGTTAAAGCCGCCGCGATGA
- a CDS encoding DUF4865 family protein has product MIAMQYSLVLPADYDMGIIDRRIAERGHFTDGFPGLAFKAYLHARKQGIPASSDNLYAPFYLWHTTEGMNEFLCGAGFQGLTQSFGWPSVRTWSVWHAQMSREIAGARYALRETLQIPPHADLAALRRAESAGSREMLSSRDVLATLAGFDPTNWCLIRFQLWDKVPDRRSDGQMQVYDVGHVSTG; this is encoded by the coding sequence ATGATCGCGATGCAATACAGCCTGGTGCTGCCTGCCGATTACGACATGGGCATCATCGACCGGAGGATTGCCGAGCGCGGGCATTTCACCGACGGCTTTCCCGGCCTGGCCTTCAAGGCCTATCTGCACGCGAGAAAACAGGGCATCCCGGCGAGTTCCGACAACCTGTACGCGCCCTTCTATCTCTGGCATACGACCGAGGGGATGAACGAATTCCTGTGCGGCGCCGGGTTTCAGGGGCTCACGCAATCGTTCGGCTGGCCCTCGGTGCGCACGTGGTCGGTGTGGCATGCGCAGATGTCGCGAGAAATCGCAGGGGCACGGTACGCGCTGCGCGAAACGCTGCAGATTCCCCCCCATGCGGATCTTGCCGCGTTGCGGCGCGCCGAAAGCGCAGGTTCGCGGGAAATGCTGTCAAGCCGCGATGTCCTTGCGACGCTTGCCGGCTTCGATCCGACGAACTGGTGCCTGATCCGATTCCAGTTATGGGACAAGGTGCCGGACCGGCGATCGGACGGGCAGATGCAAGTCTATGATGTCGGCCATGTGTCGACCGGTTGA
- a CDS encoding chloride channel protein → MAFAWLAEKALDLNLFVTHRYWWSGLLMLPLGFAALRWVTVRYAAQARGSGIPQVIAAMDMPSRSDQQRLLVALPQALWKIVLTAGGLAIGASIGREGPSVQVGAAVMLAWGAWLHEKTRANSNLRIGFRTDALIAAGAAGGLAAAFNTPLAGVVFAIEELGRGSVVRFDRLVMAGVLTAGFLTLALLGNNSYFRVEHTFLALSNDWLGVVLAGVANGVLGGLFARLLLRGAPGLVPSGWRHHTQQHPIVTAAACGLLAALLGLIAHGTTYGTGYAQASSLLNGHESGSDLFGIAKLASTVLAYVAGLPGGIFTPSLAIGAGIGEHLSALFPGHFAPGLLALLCMAGFLAAATQAPITATVITMEMTRSQDLTLLLLAVTVLASFVSRQFCPRPFYHSASRNFRREAVTLARASHETRVEPHG, encoded by the coding sequence ATGGCCTTTGCCTGGCTAGCTGAGAAGGCGCTCGACCTTAACCTCTTTGTCACGCACCGCTATTGGTGGAGCGGCTTGCTGATGCTGCCGCTCGGCTTCGCCGCCCTGCGCTGGGTGACAGTCCGCTATGCGGCGCAGGCGCGCGGAAGCGGCATACCGCAGGTGATCGCGGCAATGGATATGCCGTCCCGCAGCGACCAGCAGCGCCTACTGGTCGCGCTGCCGCAAGCGCTCTGGAAGATCGTGCTCACGGCCGGCGGCCTCGCGATCGGCGCGTCGATCGGCCGCGAAGGCCCTTCGGTGCAAGTCGGCGCCGCAGTCATGCTGGCATGGGGGGCATGGTTGCATGAAAAGACGCGTGCAAACAGCAACTTGCGCATTGGCTTTCGCACCGACGCCCTGATTGCTGCCGGCGCGGCGGGAGGGCTTGCCGCCGCCTTCAACACGCCGCTGGCCGGTGTAGTGTTCGCCATCGAGGAGCTGGGGCGTGGCAGTGTGGTGCGCTTTGACCGGCTGGTGATGGCGGGCGTACTGACCGCGGGCTTCCTGACACTCGCGCTGCTCGGAAATAACTCGTATTTTCGCGTCGAACATACTTTCCTCGCGCTAAGCAACGACTGGCTGGGCGTGGTGCTGGCGGGAGTGGCGAACGGGGTACTTGGCGGGCTGTTCGCACGCCTTCTGTTGCGCGGTGCGCCGGGTCTTGTACCTTCCGGGTGGCGCCACCATACGCAACAGCACCCCATCGTGACGGCCGCCGCGTGTGGCCTGTTGGCTGCACTGCTTGGCCTGATCGCGCATGGCACCACCTACGGCACCGGCTATGCGCAAGCGTCGTCATTACTCAATGGCCACGAAAGCGGTAGCGACCTGTTCGGCATCGCGAAGCTGGCCTCTACCGTGCTGGCCTATGTCGCTGGTCTGCCAGGCGGCATCTTTACCCCCTCGCTTGCCATCGGCGCCGGCATCGGCGAACACCTTTCGGCGCTCTTCCCCGGTCATTTTGCGCCTGGCCTGCTGGCGCTGTTGTGCATGGCCGGCTTTCTCGCGGCCGCCACGCAGGCGCCGATCACTGCAACCGTCATTACGATGGAAATGACGCGTTCGCAAGACCTGACGCTCCTGCTCTTGGCCGTGACGGTGCTCGCCTCCTTCGTTTCGCGTCAGTTTTGCCCACGACCGTTCTACCATAGCGCCAGCCGCAACTTCCGCCGCGAAGCCGTGACATTGGCGCGCGCGAGCCACGAAACACGGGTGGAACCGCACGGTTAG
- a CDS encoding OsmC family protein: MEIRVHRGQGKLQHVIEIGPHRLLTDAPAGLGGEDTGPEPHDLLAAALAACTALTVTMYAKRKGWPLDDIDVRIEHGKLEQAYVLTRRIAYIGDLSPEQRDMLTAVANKCPVHKTLSGEIRIVTEEVSP; the protein is encoded by the coding sequence ATGGAAATCAGGGTGCATCGCGGGCAAGGCAAGCTCCAGCATGTAATCGAGATCGGACCACATCGTTTATTGACCGACGCGCCTGCCGGGCTGGGCGGCGAAGACACGGGGCCGGAACCGCACGACCTGCTTGCCGCCGCGCTCGCGGCATGCACGGCACTGACCGTGACGATGTATGCAAAGCGCAAGGGCTGGCCGCTGGACGATATCGATGTGCGCATCGAGCACGGCAAGCTTGAGCAAGCTTATGTGCTGACGCGCCGTATCGCCTATATTGGCGATCTGAGCCCTGAACAGCGCGACATGCTGACAGCGGTGGCGAACAAGTGCCCGGTCCACAAGACGCTTTCAGGCGAGATCCGGATCGTCACGGAAGAAGTTTCACCGTAA
- a CDS encoding DcaP family trimeric outer membrane transporter, which produces MKYNRIVAALAAAGFGLAPVAHAASDAERINQLEKQLKMMQEQIEALKANKASAPVSAQEFNDLKDQVSAQGKEAVVAGDIPGSFRVPGSETSIRVYGIAELNMVHETKGDNGKNDYSTFMPYMPLRGTADAQRSGGTYLHARTSRIGIEGAQPSSFGQIGFKIEGDFNNDPRTGNSQQSGSIQSIYTQQQTNSYDFRLRHAYAQVGGWLFGQTWSTFMDIDNTPETVDFNGPIGSTFIRQPMVRYTYVTPQYGNFTAAVENSVSYVLDPTGTATDAGFAKTPDLIARWDKPFDWGSLSLRAVTTEHRVNGAMLDGSGGTTNVDASRRGWGVAASGQIKTVGDDFISWIVTGGNGIGRYFNYIEGAGFNLANNRIEMERALGVVLGYQRKFNEQFRMNFVYGYQKNYDNGYTDWARANGLDSGTFGVNRYIKQAHIGGFWNPIKQVEIGAEYIYGKRETLSGQQGDMSRINLLARYYLN; this is translated from the coding sequence ATGAAATACAACCGTATCGTGGCAGCTCTTGCCGCCGCCGGCTTCGGCCTGGCACCTGTTGCCCACGCCGCCAGTGACGCCGAGCGCATCAACCAGCTCGAAAAACAACTGAAGATGATGCAAGAGCAGATCGAGGCGCTGAAGGCGAACAAGGCTTCGGCTCCGGTTTCTGCGCAGGAATTCAACGACTTGAAGGATCAGGTCAGCGCGCAAGGCAAGGAAGCCGTCGTCGCCGGCGACATTCCGGGCTCGTTCCGCGTCCCGGGTTCCGAAACATCCATCCGCGTCTACGGCATCGCCGAGCTGAACATGGTCCACGAGACCAAGGGAGATAACGGCAAGAACGACTACTCCACGTTCATGCCCTACATGCCCCTGCGCGGCACTGCTGACGCCCAGCGCAGCGGCGGCACCTACCTGCACGCCCGCACTTCCCGCATCGGCATCGAAGGCGCCCAGCCGAGCAGCTTCGGGCAGATCGGCTTCAAGATCGAAGGCGACTTCAACAACGACCCGCGCACCGGCAATTCCCAGCAGAGCGGCAGCATCCAGAGCATCTACACCCAGCAGCAGACCAACAGCTACGACTTCCGCCTGCGTCATGCGTATGCCCAGGTCGGCGGCTGGCTGTTCGGCCAGACCTGGTCCACCTTCATGGACATCGACAACACGCCGGAGACCGTCGACTTCAACGGCCCCATCGGCTCCACCTTCATCCGTCAGCCGATGGTGCGCTATACCTATGTGACGCCGCAGTACGGCAACTTCACGGCCGCCGTCGAGAACTCGGTGAGCTACGTGCTGGACCCGACCGGCACCGCCACCGATGCCGGCTTCGCCAAGACGCCGGACCTGATCGCGCGCTGGGACAAGCCGTTCGACTGGGGTTCGCTGAGCCTGCGCGCGGTGACCACCGAGCATCGTGTCAACGGCGCCATGCTTGATGGTTCCGGCGGCACCACCAACGTCGACGCTTCCCGGCGCGGCTGGGGCGTGGCCGCCAGCGGCCAGATCAAGACCGTCGGCGACGACTTCATCAGCTGGATCGTCACCGGCGGCAACGGCATCGGACGCTACTTCAACTATATCGAAGGCGCCGGCTTCAACCTTGCCAACAACAGGATCGAAATGGAACGCGCGCTCGGCGTCGTACTGGGCTACCAGCGCAAGTTCAACGAACAGTTCCGCATGAACTTCGTCTACGGCTACCAGAAGAACTACGACAACGGCTACACCGACTGGGCGCGCGCCAATGGCCTCGATTCCGGCACCTTCGGCGTGAACCGCTACATCAAGCAAGCCCATATCGGCGGCTTCTGGAATCCGATCAAGCAAGTCGAGATCGGTGCCGAGTACATCTACGGCAAGCGCGAGACCCTGTCCGGCCAACAGGGCGACATGTCGCGCATCAACTTGCTGGCCCGCTACTACCTGAACTAA
- a CDS encoding NADPH-dependent FMN reductase — translation MTTIIGISGSLRAGSFNGALLRAAAQLMPQDSQLEIATIKDIPLYDGDVEAAEGIPPAVQDLKDRIAGAAGLLLATPEYNNGIPGVFKNAIDWLSRPPADIPRVFRDRPAAVIGASPGGFGTILAQEAWLPVLRTLGTRPWFGGRLMVSRAGSVFDAGGNLIDDKIREQLQQFLQGFVAFARSSS, via the coding sequence ATGACCACGATCATCGGCATTTCCGGCAGCCTGCGCGCTGGTTCCTTCAACGGCGCATTGCTGCGCGCGGCCGCGCAACTCATGCCACAGGATTCGCAACTCGAGATTGCCACCATCAAGGACATTCCGCTGTATGACGGCGATGTCGAGGCGGCGGAAGGCATTCCACCCGCGGTGCAAGACCTGAAGGATCGCATCGCGGGCGCGGCCGGCCTGTTATTGGCGACACCGGAGTACAACAACGGCATCCCCGGCGTCTTCAAGAACGCGATCGACTGGCTATCGCGTCCGCCGGCGGATATCCCGCGCGTCTTTCGCGATCGCCCGGCGGCCGTGATCGGCGCATCGCCCGGAGGCTTCGGCACCATCCTGGCCCAGGAAGCTTGGCTTCCCGTCCTGCGCACCCTCGGGACAAGACCCTGGTTCGGCGGCAGGCTGATGGTGTCGCGCGCGGGTTCGGTATTCGATGCCGGGGGCAACCTGATTGACGACAAAATCAGGGAGCAGCTGCAGCAGTTCCTGCAGGGATTCGTCGCATTTGCACGATCGTCGAGCTAG
- a CDS encoding LysR substrate-binding domain-containing protein → MRRVNFDLDALRSFAVGMELGSFAKAADRLARSTSAVSAQLKKLEDQAGVTLLRKSGRGMALTDAGEVMLGYARRMLELNDEAAMAVGAAGLDGFVRLGLQEDFGEHLLPDVLGRFARSHSGVRIEAKVARNADLVSDMIGGRLDLALTWQGTQDTPYMEKVGRYQLEWIGPAGASPESLRNRSMPLPLVAFDAPCLMRTIATEALDRAGIPWRLTFTSHSLGAVWAAVGAGLGVTVRTRFGLRNNLRTLPAAEFSLPALPKVGLVLHRLEAEPDQTCALLAADLRESVLA, encoded by the coding sequence ATGCGACGAGTCAACTTCGACCTGGATGCCTTGCGCAGCTTTGCGGTTGGAATGGAGCTTGGCAGCTTCGCCAAGGCGGCGGACCGGCTGGCACGATCGACCTCAGCGGTCAGCGCGCAATTGAAGAAACTCGAAGATCAGGCCGGCGTCACGCTCCTGCGCAAGTCCGGCCGGGGCATGGCATTGACCGATGCCGGCGAGGTCATGCTCGGCTATGCGCGGCGCATGCTCGAATTAAACGATGAAGCGGCAATGGCCGTCGGCGCCGCCGGACTGGATGGATTCGTGCGCCTCGGCTTGCAGGAAGATTTCGGCGAGCATTTGCTGCCGGATGTGCTCGGTCGCTTCGCGCGCAGCCACTCGGGTGTGCGCATCGAGGCGAAAGTGGCACGCAATGCGGACCTGGTGTCCGACATGATCGGCGGCCGGCTCGATCTCGCGCTGACATGGCAAGGAACGCAGGACACGCCTTACATGGAAAAAGTGGGGCGCTACCAGCTGGAGTGGATCGGGCCGGCGGGCGCGAGCCCCGAATCGCTGCGCAACCGGAGCATGCCGCTTCCCTTGGTGGCATTCGACGCGCCTTGCCTCATGCGCACGATTGCCACCGAGGCGCTGGACCGGGCAGGCATCCCGTGGCGCCTGACATTCACCAGCCACAGCCTCGGGGCGGTGTGGGCTGCAGTGGGCGCTGGTCTGGGTGTGACGGTGCGCACGAGATTCGGGCTGCGCAACAACTTGCGCACGCTGCCGGCCGCGGAATTCAGCTTGCCGGCGTTGCCGAAGGTCGGCCTCGTGCTGCATCGCCTGGAAGCGGAACCTGACCAGACATGCGCATTGCTGGCTGCCGACCTGCGCGAAAGCGTTTTGGCTTGA
- a CDS encoding DMT family transporter — translation MSRSLANLLMLLAALIWGTAFVAQQLGMSNVGPLTYTGVRFLIGAAFILPLAMRERARLSGVGVSFDRGDLMSWSGLGLLLFLGASLQQVGLMSTTVTNAGFLTALYVPLVPVLAWLVHRHRPHISIWPGALCCLAGTWLLSGGELADFTVGDLWVTASAVFWACHVLWVGHVAARKNNPILVAFGQFVVCGLLSLALALATEPVSWQGIQAGLPAILYGGLLSVGVGFTLQVVAQRHTRAADAAILLSSETLFAAVAGAVYLGERLTGIQLLGCVLMFSSILVVQLAPLWWRRGMRGIRADGASR, via the coding sequence ATGAGCCGATCCCTTGCTAACCTCCTCATGCTGCTTGCCGCCCTGATCTGGGGCACGGCATTCGTCGCCCAGCAGCTCGGCATGAGCAACGTCGGCCCATTGACCTATACCGGCGTGCGCTTTCTGATCGGCGCCGCTTTCATCCTGCCGCTGGCCATGCGCGAGCGCGCCCGCCTGTCCGGCGTCGGCGTGAGCTTCGATCGCGGCGACCTGATGTCGTGGTCGGGGCTGGGACTGCTGCTGTTTCTGGGAGCGTCGTTGCAGCAAGTCGGCCTGATGAGCACCACCGTCACCAACGCCGGCTTCCTGACGGCGCTCTATGTGCCGCTCGTGCCCGTGCTGGCTTGGCTGGTCCATCGCCATCGGCCCCACATTTCGATATGGCCGGGCGCCCTGTGCTGCTTGGCCGGCACCTGGCTCTTGAGCGGCGGCGAACTGGCCGATTTCACCGTCGGCGACCTGTGGGTGACGGCCAGCGCCGTTTTCTGGGCCTGCCACGTGCTATGGGTCGGCCACGTCGCCGCCCGCAAGAACAACCCGATACTCGTCGCATTCGGGCAGTTCGTCGTCTGCGGCCTGCTCTCGCTGGCCCTGGCCCTCGCGACCGAACCCGTTTCATGGCAAGGCATCCAGGCGGGACTGCCGGCGATCCTGTACGGCGGCCTGCTGTCGGTGGGCGTCGGCTTCACGCTGCAGGTGGTCGCCCAGCGCCACACCCGCGCCGCCGATGCCGCCATCCTGCTCAGTTCCGAAACCCTGTTCGCCGCCGTCGCCGGAGCCGTCTATCTCGGCGAGCGCCTCACGGGCATACAGCTTCTCGGCTGCGTCCTGATGTTCTCCAGCATACTCGTCGTGCAGCTGGCGCCCTTGTGGTGGCGGCGGGGAATGCGCGGCATCCGGGCCGACGGCGCATCCCGATAG
- a CDS encoding pirin family protein, whose product MLQVRKSNERGAANFGWLQSNHSFSFGHYYDPQQMGFGPLRVINEDRVEPAGGFDPHGHRNMEIISYVLSGALEHKDSMGNGSVLRYGDVQRMSAGTGVLHSEYNPSQSERVHFLQIWIEPNVQNVAPSYEEKHFDRESKIGRLRLIVSPDGRDGSVSVHQDARVYAAILDGGDSVKYELASGRTAYVHIIRGRLTANGTALASGDALKVSDESLVALSQAEDAEVLLFDLPY is encoded by the coding sequence ATGTTGCAAGTTCGCAAAAGCAATGAGCGCGGTGCTGCCAATTTCGGCTGGCTGCAGTCGAACCACAGCTTTTCCTTCGGGCACTACTACGATCCGCAACAGATGGGTTTCGGCCCGCTGCGCGTGATCAACGAAGACCGCGTCGAACCGGCTGGCGGTTTCGATCCCCACGGACATCGGAACATGGAAATCATTTCCTATGTGTTGAGCGGCGCGCTCGAACACAAGGACAGCATGGGCAATGGCTCCGTGTTGCGTTACGGCGATGTACAGCGCATGAGCGCCGGCACCGGAGTTCTGCATAGCGAATACAACCCGTCGCAAAGCGAGCGCGTGCACTTCCTGCAGATCTGGATCGAGCCGAACGTCCAGAATGTCGCGCCGAGCTACGAGGAAAAGCACTTCGATCGGGAATCGAAAATCGGCCGGTTGCGCCTGATCGTTTCGCCGGATGGAAGGGATGGCTCGGTATCGGTGCACCAGGATGCCCGCGTCTATGCCGCAATCCTTGATGGAGGCGACAGCGTGAAATACGAACTTGCTTCCGGTCGCACGGCATATGTGCACATCATCCGCGGGCGCTTGACCGCCAACGGCACGGCGCTGGCATCCGGCGATGCGCTGAAGGTGAGCGACGAAAGCCTGGTGGCCCTGTCGCAGGCCGAGGACGCCGAAGTCTTGCTGTTCGACTTGCCGTATTGA
- a CDS encoding amino acid ABC transporter ATP-binding protein, producing MINKPEARPIIKATNVDKHFGAFHALKSVSATFYEGEVTAILGPSGSGKSTFLRTLNRLEAHDTGSIEVDGIELSDDLKNLDAIRREVGMVFQSFNLFSHLSILQNITLAPMRVRKMSKAAAEEKALALLERVGLKNQASKYPIQLSGGQQQRVAIARALAMDPKVLLFDEPTSALDPEMVNEVLAVMRELAHTGITMLVVTHEMGFAKEVSDRVIFFDHGVILEDTTPEQFFGNPSHERAKAFLSQVRHGF from the coding sequence ATGATCAACAAACCTGAGGCCAGGCCGATCATCAAGGCGACCAACGTCGACAAGCACTTCGGCGCATTCCACGCGCTGAAAAGCGTCTCCGCCACGTTTTACGAGGGAGAAGTCACCGCCATCCTGGGCCCGTCCGGCTCCGGCAAGTCCACGTTCCTGCGGACCCTGAACCGGCTCGAAGCCCATGACACCGGCTCCATCGAGGTCGACGGCATCGAACTGAGCGACGACCTGAAGAACCTGGACGCCATCCGCCGCGAAGTCGGCATGGTTTTCCAGAGCTTCAATCTGTTTTCGCACTTGTCCATCCTGCAGAACATCACGCTCGCTCCCATGCGGGTGCGCAAGATGTCCAAGGCCGCCGCCGAAGAAAAAGCGCTCGCGCTGCTGGAGCGGGTGGGTCTGAAGAACCAGGCCAGCAAGTACCCGATCCAGCTCTCCGGCGGACAGCAGCAACGGGTGGCGATTGCCCGCGCGCTGGCGATGGATCCGAAGGTACTGCTGTTCGACGAGCCCACTTCGGCCCTCGACCCGGAAATGGTGAACGAGGTTCTCGCCGTCATGCGCGAACTGGCCCATACCGGCATCACCATGCTCGTGGTCACCCACGAAATGGGCTTTGCCAAGGAGGTCTCGGACCGCGTGATCTTCTTCGACCATGGCGTGATCCTGGAGGACACCACGCCCGAGCAGTTCTTCGGGAATCCTTCCCATGAACGCGCAAAGGCATTTTTATCGCAGGTGCGACACGGGTTCTGA
- a CDS encoding amino acid ABC transporter permease: MNWTKKHPGWAMFAAMVGLLVFLWGLAVPLSHAPAPIGPAAQQFAEGARVTVLLTLISGSVGVVLGILAGLGKLSSFAPVRYLCDFYVWLIRGTPLLLQILFVWLALPQILPESVQISDFACAAIALALNIGAYNTECVRAGILAVPHGQIEAARALGLSPLQTFIDITLPQSMRVALPALANNLASLVKDSSLAYAISVVELTMVGYRVQAESYQPIPVFLTVAAVYLILTTAFTTLTSALESQLDVGRKR, encoded by the coding sequence ATGAACTGGACCAAAAAACATCCCGGATGGGCGATGTTTGCGGCGATGGTCGGCCTGCTGGTTTTCCTCTGGGGCCTGGCGGTGCCGCTTTCCCACGCGCCGGCGCCGATCGGACCGGCAGCCCAGCAGTTCGCCGAGGGTGCGCGCGTCACCGTCCTGCTGACCCTGATCTCCGGGTCGGTCGGCGTGGTGCTGGGCATACTCGCCGGACTGGGCAAGCTGTCGTCTTTCGCTCCCGTGCGCTACCTGTGCGACTTCTACGTCTGGCTGATCCGGGGAACGCCGCTGCTGCTGCAGATCCTGTTCGTCTGGCTGGCCTTGCCCCAGATCCTGCCGGAGTCGGTGCAGATCTCGGACTTCGCCTGCGCCGCCATCGCACTGGCCCTGAACATCGGCGCCTACAACACCGAGTGCGTGCGGGCCGGCATCCTGGCGGTGCCGCATGGGCAGATCGAGGCCGCGCGCGCGCTCGGCCTGTCGCCGCTGCAGACCTTCATCGACATTACCCTGCCGCAAAGCATGCGGGTGGCGCTTCCGGCGCTCGCCAACAACCTGGCATCCCTGGTCAAGGACTCGTCGCTGGCGTACGCCATCAGCGTCGTCGAACTGACTATGGTGGGTTACCGCGTACAGGCTGAAAGCTACCAGCCGATCCCGGTGTTCCTGACGGTGGCGGCCGTTTATCTGATCCTGACAACCGCGTTCACGACGCTGACCAGCGCACTGGAAAGTCAGCTCGATGTCGGCCGCAAGCGCTGA
- a CDS encoding carboxymuconolactone decarboxylase family protein has product MTSMLGLGQQAFGQVAPKFAEVTDKVLFGDIWERPGLSKRDRSLITVATLLSLYRLEQLPFHLAKALENGLTREELAEAVTHLAFYAGWPAAASALGLIEKI; this is encoded by the coding sequence ATGACTTCAATGCTGGGACTGGGGCAACAGGCATTCGGACAAGTTGCACCGAAGTTCGCCGAGGTGACCGACAAGGTGCTGTTCGGCGACATCTGGGAACGGCCCGGGTTGTCAAAGCGCGACCGCAGCCTGATCACGGTCGCCACGCTGCTCTCGCTGTACCGGCTCGAACAATTGCCGTTTCACCTCGCCAAGGCGCTCGAGAACGGGTTGACGCGCGAAGAGCTGGCCGAAGCTGTCACGCACCTCGCTTTCTATGCCGGATGGCCGGCGGCCGCGAGTGCTCTGGGCCTGATCGAAAAAATCTGA